One Paenibacillus riograndensis SBR5 DNA segment encodes these proteins:
- a CDS encoding glycoside hydrolase family 78 protein yields the protein MNITASDPSGMTAKASLTINVKQQMRNKSFVLVNTPVETKTKFFDSEGDAKHGERYRFDHDPYFFDNSMGIIGDSGLWRSSVYPSFPYSGVYVATFQGRDNPKNDDRFDVYRKWSRDNLSSMTFHVHRKPIALFSAKLMGGWLQITDSSYDLDHITASNKGLMDWQWQYKKTEGQVWTDGFPPAQLPGNDQYDIRLRVRDVDGENGAGVWSDWSQQTVGAAYNLPPVALFTVEPSIVSYRKATTIIDKSFDPDNDPLDVYNWTVIKDGWQQVWSHWGGATTPPNIAAYGVGTYQLTLKVHDNRGLWSEPYSQTVQVINHPPAAAFSMPTEVYRDTVITMENMTPDPDEDGDVLSYAWNARINNSSYYYSGGNRNQVMTIRDLIARSGITQQQAISDGWEMRLTASDGTLSSNATRNFTVLNHVPTAAINGPATVYQFDTKQYTSSDNDGDPSDMASLQYFWKVTDSDGATKLYKTPSIEVSFPNSGIYTLEHWAVDQIGAKSNIDTLKVNVLKNLAPSMTITSPAGTSENPSVLDAEKQGDPLVEWTYSDPENDPQEKYRLEFFTKEGILEKSVENADNTGLIRQYQVPNPTFNRFEYFTVLGRAYSKGSWSEISNEKMFIIDNPPKPGFSLLTDTGKDATKVPIYRTDVLSIKSTATDLDEPKGDSISYKYTLKPENGTEGLAGTQGDFTKKFASNGIFTYRQVVTDSLGLFREITHSLTVVNRLPKVNITYPTSGNQAKPTIVSTLTPIVKWDYQDEDGDQQQRYKVRIINLTTGAIKVQSGEQVSSAKQWQVPAGALAEYEKYAVEVEAFDGFDWSAISPRKYFMVNLLTVKGGVKHTEEWNANRQAYNLKQSGDPESPRAYNVYWAGEAFVLQAKTTGLPDTVQVTMTGGYTTQLTPADSDKLIWDGQLTDPSFEKLPNGPVTFTFTATNEYQTKVDTVTVVISEDWTEYFRSHRIK from the coding sequence ATGAATATCACGGCATCCGACCCCTCTGGAATGACAGCCAAGGCATCGCTCACGATTAATGTCAAACAGCAAATGAGGAACAAGTCCTTTGTGCTCGTCAATACACCTGTAGAAACGAAAACAAAATTCTTTGACTCGGAGGGCGATGCTAAACATGGAGAGCGCTACAGATTCGATCATGATCCATACTTTTTTGATAATTCCATGGGCATCATCGGAGACTCCGGGTTGTGGCGCAGTTCTGTCTACCCTTCCTTCCCTTATAGTGGAGTATATGTGGCTACTTTTCAGGGCCGGGACAACCCCAAAAACGATGACCGGTTCGACGTTTACCGGAAATGGAGCCGGGACAATTTGTCATCCATGACTTTCCATGTGCACCGCAAACCGATTGCCTTGTTCAGCGCCAAGCTGATGGGCGGATGGTTACAGATTACCGACAGCTCGTACGATTTAGATCATATTACTGCATCCAATAAAGGGCTGATGGATTGGCAATGGCAATATAAGAAGACAGAAGGGCAAGTCTGGACGGACGGGTTTCCTCCGGCACAGCTACCGGGCAATGACCAGTATGATATTCGCTTAAGAGTGAGAGACGTAGATGGTGAAAATGGGGCTGGTGTGTGGAGCGATTGGTCGCAGCAAACCGTAGGAGCGGCCTATAACTTACCCCCAGTTGCACTGTTTACGGTGGAGCCGAGCATCGTGTCTTACCGGAAGGCAACGACGATTATAGACAAATCCTTTGATCCGGATAATGACCCGCTGGATGTTTATAATTGGACCGTAATTAAGGATGGCTGGCAGCAGGTATGGAGTCATTGGGGCGGTGCTACTACACCGCCGAACATCGCCGCATACGGAGTCGGGACCTATCAGCTCACCCTAAAGGTTCATGATAACCGCGGGCTTTGGTCGGAGCCATACAGCCAAACCGTACAGGTGATTAATCATCCTCCGGCAGCTGCTTTTAGCATGCCAACGGAAGTGTACCGGGATACGGTCATTACCATGGAGAATATGACACCAGATCCAGACGAAGACGGCGATGTATTAAGCTACGCTTGGAACGCAAGAATCAATAACAGTTCATATTATTATTCTGGAGGCAACCGAAATCAGGTCATGACCATCCGGGACCTGATCGCACGCAGCGGCATTACACAGCAGCAAGCCATATCAGATGGCTGGGAAATGCGCCTGACCGCTTCAGACGGAACACTTTCCTCTAATGCAACCAGAAATTTTACTGTTTTGAACCATGTTCCGACAGCAGCCATTAACGGGCCTGCAACGGTGTATCAGTTCGACACAAAACAGTACACATCGTCTGATAATGATGGAGATCCATCCGATATGGCCAGTCTTCAATATTTTTGGAAGGTGACGGACAGTGACGGGGCCACCAAATTATACAAGACTCCTAGCATCGAGGTCAGTTTCCCGAATTCAGGTATTTACACCCTGGAGCATTGGGCCGTAGACCAGATCGGGGCCAAGTCGAACATCGACACGCTAAAGGTCAATGTACTGAAGAACCTGGCACCATCGATGACGATAACATCCCCTGCTGGCACATCGGAGAACCCCTCCGTGCTGGATGCAGAGAAGCAAGGAGATCCGTTGGTCGAGTGGACATACTCCGATCCGGAGAATGACCCGCAGGAAAAGTACCGGCTGGAGTTTTTTACAAAGGAAGGTATCTTGGAAAAAAGCGTGGAGAACGCAGATAACACCGGCTTGATCCGCCAGTATCAGGTCCCTAATCCAACGTTTAATCGCTTCGAATATTTCACTGTATTGGGCCGGGCGTATTCTAAGGGTTCCTGGTCAGAGATTTCGAATGAAAAAATGTTCATCATCGACAACCCTCCGAAGCCTGGATTTAGTTTATTGACGGATACAGGAAAGGATGCCACAAAGGTACCGATCTATCGGACGGATGTTCTTAGCATCAAAAGCACGGCTACAGATCTGGACGAGCCGAAAGGAGATTCTATCAGCTATAAATATACTCTTAAGCCCGAAAACGGAACGGAAGGACTCGCCGGCACCCAGGGCGATTTCACGAAGAAATTTGCTTCCAATGGAATTTTTACGTATCGTCAGGTCGTTACGGATTCGCTGGGACTCTTCCGTGAGATTACACATAGCCTCACGGTTGTAAACCGTCTCCCGAAAGTGAATATCACGTATCCGACTAGCGGTAACCAGGCCAAGCCCACCATCGTCAGCACGCTTACGCCGATCGTCAAATGGGATTATCAGGATGAGGATGGAGACCAACAGCAGCGGTATAAAGTAAGAATCATCAATTTAACAACTGGCGCAATAAAGGTGCAATCAGGTGAACAGGTTTCAAGTGCTAAGCAGTGGCAGGTGCCCGCTGGAGCGCTTGCAGAGTATGAGAAGTATGCGGTAGAGGTTGAGGCTTTCGACGGCTTTGACTGGAGCGCGATTTCTCCGCGGAAATATTTTATGGTCAATCTGTTGACGGTAAAGGGCGGAGTCAAGCACACCGAGGAATGGAACGCTAACCGCCAAGCCTATAATCTGAAGCAAAGCGGAGATCCGGAAAGTCCGCGCGCTTATAACGTGTACTGGGCAGGAGAAGCCTTCGTGCTGCAGGCAAAGACAACCGGTCTTCCGGATACGGTTCAGGTAACGATGACGGGAGGGTATACAACGCAGCTCACCCCGGCTGATAGTGACAAGCTCATTTGGGATGGACAACTCACTGATCCTTCCTTTGAGAAATTACCAAATGGGCCGGTTACGTTCACCTTCACGGCAACGAATGAATATCAGACAAAGGTAGATACGGTGACAGTAGTCATTTCTGAGGATTGGACGGAGTATTTCCGCAGTCATAGAATAAAGTGA